The Neisseria subflava genomic interval GCAAAGCGGTCAATCTCAAGCGGCGCGTTTCCAGCTATTTCCAAAAAAACGACCATTCGCCGCGCATCGCATTGATGGTAAAACAGGTTCACCATATCGAAACCACCATCACGCGTTCCGAAGCCGAAGCGCTGATTCTCGAAAACAACTTCATCAAAGCCTTATCGCCGAAATACAATATCCTTTTCCGCGATGACAAAAGCTATCCTTATTTAATGCTCAGCGGCCATCAATATCCGCAAATGGCGTATTACCGCGGCACGCTGAAGAAGCCTAATCAATATTTCGGCCCGTATCCCAACAGCAACGCCGTGCGCGACAGCATTCAAGTGTTGCAAAAAGTCTTTATGCTGCGCACCTGCGAAGACAGCGTATTCGAGCATCGTGACCGTCCTTGTCTGCTTTACCAAATCAAACGCTGCACCGCGCCTTGTGTCGGTCACATCAGCGAAGAAGATTATCGCGACAGCGTGCGTGAAGCAGCCACTTTCCTCAATGGCAAAACCGACGAACTGACGCGTACCTTGCAACATAAAATGCAAACCGCCGCCGCCAATCTGCAATTTGAGGAAGCTGCCCGTTACCGCGATCAAATCCAAGCACTCGGCATCATGCAGAGCAATCAGTTTATCGACAGTAAAAATCCGAACAATCCAAACGATATCGATTTGCTTGCGCTGGCGGTTTCAGACGGCCTGGTTTGCGTACACTGGGTCAGCATCCGCGGCGGACGGCATGTCGGCGATAAAAGCTTTTTCCCCGACACCAAAAACGATCCCGAGCCAAACGGACAAGATTACGCCGAAGCCTTTGTCGCCCAACACTATCTGGGCAAAAGCAAACCCGACATTATCATCAGCAACTTTCCCGTTCCTGATGCGCTGAAAGAGGCTTTGGAAGGCGAACATGGCAAGCAGATGCAGTTTGTCACCAAAACCATAGGCGAACGCAAAGTCTGGTTGAAAATGGCAGAGCAAAATGCGCAAATGGCGATTGCACAACGCCGCTTGCAACAAAGTAGCCAGCAACACCGCATTGATGAACTGGCAAAAATCCTCGGCATGGATTCAGACGGCCTCAACCGCCTTGAATGTTTCGATATCAGCCACACGCAAGGCGAGGCCACTATTGCGTCCTGCGTTGTGTACGATGAGCAAAACATCCAGCCTTCGCAATACCGCCGCTACAACATCACAACCGCCAAACCCGGCGACGACTACGCCGCCATGCGCGAAGTGTTGACGCGCCGTTACGGCAAAATGCAGGAAGCCGAAGCCAATGGCGAAAGCGTCAAATGGCCGGATGTCGTGTTAATTGACGGCGGCAAAGGGCAAATCGGCGTAGCCGTATCGGTATGGGAAGAACTCGGGCTGCACATTCCTTTGGTCGGTATCGCCAAAGGCCCTGAGCGCAAAGCCGGTATGGAAGAACTTATACTGCCTTTTACCGGCGAAGTCTTCCGCCTGCCACCCAACAGCCCGGCCTTGCATTTATTGCAAACCGTACGCGATGAATCGCACCGCTTTGCGATTACAGGCCATCGCAAAAAACGCGACAAAGCACGCGTTACTTCCTCACTCAGCGAAATCCCCGGTATCGGCAGCAAACGCCGCCAAGCATTGCTTACTCGATTCGGCGGACTGCGCGGCGTGATTGCCGCCAGCCGCGAAGACTTGGAAAAAGTGGAAGGCATCAGTAAAGCATTGGCGGAAACCATTTACGAGCATCTGCACTGATTGGCTTGAACAGCAAAAAGGAACAATATGAAACCTGTCATCATCAAAAATATCGAGATCGGCAAAGACCTACCTAAAATTGCCGTGCCGCTGGTGGCCGCCAATACGCAGGAATTGGAGCAGGCTTTGCGCGTATTGAAAGAGACGGCTTTTGACATTATTGAATTTCGTGCGGATTTTTTCCAAGAGGCGCTTGATGCCGATTTTATTGCCGAGCAATTAGGCATTGTCCGACAGGCTTTTCCTGACAAACCTTTGCTGTTTACGTTTAGAAGGGCGCAAGAGGGTGGCAATACGCCTTGTTCTGACGACTATTATTTTGAATTATTGGAAAAAATCATCCGTTCCAAACAAGCCGATATTATCGACATCGAGCTTTTTGCCCAAGAAAGCGGCGTAAAAAAAGCCATAGCTTTGGCGCATAAATATCAAACTGCCGCCTTACTTTGTAATCACGATTTCCAAGCCACGCCGTCTATGGCAGACATTACAGGCCGTCTGAAAACAATGGCCGAGTGGGGCGCGGATATCTGTAAAATTGCCGTGATGCCGCAATCGCCGCAAGATGTATTGACCTTATTACAGGCAACATATAATGTTTCACAAATTATCGACCGCCCGATTATTACTATGTCTATGGGTAAAATCGGAGCTGTCAGCCGCTTGGCCGGCTCGACTTTCGGCTCGGCCGTTACCTTTGGTGCGGCACAAAAAACGTCTGCCCCCGGCCAAATTGATGCCAACGAATTAAGGAAAATTTTGGCGATTTTGGGGTAGTTTAATTATTAATATTCAAGGCCGTCCGAAAAATATTTTTCAGACGGCCTGATTTTTTTAAATTTATTTCTTTTAATTTTAAATAAAACCTGTAACAATAGGCTTCCTATTTTAATAACTAGAGGAGAAATAAAATGACTACTACTAAAGAAAACCTGGCGAATCCAGGTCCAGTAGGCCTGTGTGGCTTTGCATTGACAACTTGGTTGCTCAGTCTGATTAACGGCGGCTTTTTTACTGCTCAAGAGGGTGTCGGCTTAGTTTTGGGCATGGCTCTCGCCTTTGGTGGTATCGCCCAAGTTATTGCCGGTATGTTTGAGTTCAAGAAAGGCAATACGTTTGGCTTTACCGCTTTTATCAGCTATGGTGCCTTCTGGTGGACATGGGCTTTGTTTACCATCTTTTTCAAAGGTGAAACAGCCC includes:
- a CDS encoding acetate uptake transporter, which encodes MTTTKENLANPGPVGLCGFALTTWLLSLINGGFFTAQEGVGLVLGMALAFGGIAQVIAGMFEFKKGNTFGFTAFISYGAFWWTWALFTIFFKGETAPAFIGWYLCVWGMFSLMMFVATLTKPKVLSGIFFCLTLTFFALGIGDGMQNHSIVHIGGCLGLVTALGAFYLAAAEVINESFGRTVLPVGERK
- the aroD gene encoding type I 3-dehydroquinate dehydratase, yielding MKPVIIKNIEIGKDLPKIAVPLVAANTQELEQALRVLKETAFDIIEFRADFFQEALDADFIAEQLGIVRQAFPDKPLLFTFRRAQEGGNTPCSDDYYFELLEKIIRSKQADIIDIELFAQESGVKKAIALAHKYQTAALLCNHDFQATPSMADITGRLKTMAEWGADICKIAVMPQSPQDVLTLLQATYNVSQIIDRPIITMSMGKIGAVSRLAGSTFGSAVTFGAAQKTSAPGQIDANELRKILAILG
- the uvrC gene encoding excinuclease ABC subunit UvrC, with the protein product MSATEPFDLPLFLKNLPNLPGVYRFFDEDSNVLYVGKAVNLKRRVSSYFQKNDHSPRIALMVKQVHHIETTITRSEAEALILENNFIKALSPKYNILFRDDKSYPYLMLSGHQYPQMAYYRGTLKKPNQYFGPYPNSNAVRDSIQVLQKVFMLRTCEDSVFEHRDRPCLLYQIKRCTAPCVGHISEEDYRDSVREAATFLNGKTDELTRTLQHKMQTAAANLQFEEAARYRDQIQALGIMQSNQFIDSKNPNNPNDIDLLALAVSDGLVCVHWVSIRGGRHVGDKSFFPDTKNDPEPNGQDYAEAFVAQHYLGKSKPDIIISNFPVPDALKEALEGEHGKQMQFVTKTIGERKVWLKMAEQNAQMAIAQRRLQQSSQQHRIDELAKILGMDSDGLNRLECFDISHTQGEATIASCVVYDEQNIQPSQYRRYNITTAKPGDDYAAMREVLTRRYGKMQEAEANGESVKWPDVVLIDGGKGQIGVAVSVWEELGLHIPLVGIAKGPERKAGMEELILPFTGEVFRLPPNSPALHLLQTVRDESHRFAITGHRKKRDKARVTSSLSEIPGIGSKRRQALLTRFGGLRGVIAASREDLEKVEGISKALAETIYEHLH